GGCCGACGAAGCCGATGACCGACGCGGCGAGGGAGTCGTTCGGGTAGACGCGCTTGGTCTCGGGCAGCGTGCCGATGCCGGCGATCTCCGCGGCGGCGATGCGGCGCGCGACCTCGGGGTCGACGCCGCGGGCGAGGTAGACGAAGCGGGTGTCGCGGCGCAGCTTGGGCCGCAGGTCCTTGGCCGGTACGCCGAGCAGCGGCGCGAGCGCGGTGGCGGTCTTGGCGACGTCGACGACGTTCTTGGGGTCGGCGTAGATCGCGCGGGCGTCGACGTTGAGGGCGAGCGGGCGGCCCTCGCGGTCGAGGATGGAGCCGCGGGTCGCGGCGAGCGTGACGTTGCGCAGGCGCTGCTTGGCGGCCTTCTCGGCGTACACCGTGGAGTCGAAGCCCTGCAGCTGCACGAGCCTTCCGGCGAGCACGGCCAGCACGATCGCGACGACGAAGAGGCCATGCAGCAGCCGCTTCCTCGGGTCGGCGCGGCGGGTCGCGGGCCTGCGGCTGACGGGGCGGCGCGGCGGCGCGGGGCGGCGGGGCGAGGTCGCGCGGGCGCGGTGCGGCGCGGGCCTGGGCGCGGCCTTCTTCGCGGGAGGCTTGCGCGGGGCGGCGGCCTTGCGGGGCGCGGGCTTCCTGGCGGGCGCCGTACGACTCGTCGTCATGGCTTCTTCGCCTTCGCGCTCGGCTTGGGCTCGGGCTGCGGCTTGGGCTTGGCGGAGGCGGTGGCCTTCGGCGCGGGCGGCGGCGGAGGCGGCGGGGGCGAGACGGCGGGGACGGGCTTGCCGAGCACCTTGCCGTCAGGCGTGAGGAAGACCGGGTCCCCCGCCGGCACCAGCCCGAGGTCGCGGGCGCGCAGCGCGAGGTCGTTCGGGGCCTCGAGGGAGGCGATCTCCTGGCGGAGGCGCTGCTCGCGTTCGGCCAGCTCGGCTGTGCCGCGGTCCAGGTCGTGCAGCGTGAACGCGTCCTGCGCGACGACGGTGTTGAGGAACAGCAGCGCCACCAGGCCGAGGCCGACGACGAGCATGGAGAACAGCACGAACGGTGCCCGCGGCGCGCGCGAGGGGACGGGCGTGACGACGCGGAGGTTCGGGCGGGCCGGCTTGGCGGGCGTACGCCGCGACGGAGCGGGCGCGCGCCTGGCCGGTGCGGCGACGGGGCTCACGCTGCCTCCTTGATGCGCTCGACGGCGCGGAGCTTGGCGGACGCGGCGCGCGGGTTGGACTCGATCTCGGCGGTGGACGGGTACTCCGCGCCGCGGACGAGCTGGCGGAGCTCGGGCGTACGGCCGCAGCCGCAGACCGGCATCTCCGGCGGGCAGACGCAGCCCTTCAGGCCCTCGGCGAACGCGCGCTTCACCGCGCGGTCCTCCAGCGAGTGGTACGCGAGCACGACCAGCCGCCCGCCCACGCGCAGCGCCGCGATCGCGGCGGGGAGCGCGGCGTGCAGGGCGGCGAGCTCGCCGTTGACCTCGATGCGCAGCGCCTGGAACGTCCGCTTCGCCGGGTGCCCGCCGTGCCTGCGCGTGGCGGCGGGGATGGCGGTGCGGACGGTCTCGGCGAGCGGCGCGGTCGTCGTCCACGGGCGGCCGGCGACGATGGCGTGGGCGACGCGGGCGGCGAAGCGCTCCTCGCCGTACTCCCGCAGGATCCGGGTCAGGTCCTCGACCGGGTACGTGTTGACGACGTCGGCCGCGGTCGTGCCCGTCGTGTTGTCCATGCGCATGTCGAGGGGGGCGTCGGCGGCGTACGAGAAGCCGCGTTCCGCCTCGTCGAGCTGCAGCGAGGAGACGCCGAGGTCGAACAGCACGCCGTCCACCCGCTCGCCCTCGAGGACGTCGGGGAGGGCGTCGTAGACGGCGTGGACGAGGCGTACGCGCTCGCCG
The DNA window shown above is from Frankiaceae bacterium and carries:
- the rsmH gene encoding 16S rRNA (cytosine(1402)-N(4))-methyltransferase RsmH, which produces MPTSPAHVPVLLDRCVALLAPAATPDGLLVDATLGLGGHAEALLNAAPETRLLGLDRDPEALRRAGERLAPFGERVRLVHAVYDALPDVLEGERVDGVLFDLGVSSLQLDEAERGFSYAADAPLDMRMDNTTGTTAADVVNTYPVEDLTRILREYGEERFAARVAHAIVAGRPWTTTAPLAETVRTAIPAATRRHGGHPAKRTFQALRIEVNGELAALHAALPAAIAALRVGGRLVVLAYHSLEDRAVKRAFAEGLKGCVCPPEMPVCGCGRTPELRQLVRGAEYPSTAEIESNPRAASAKLRAVERIKEAA